A stretch of DNA from Geminocystis sp. M7585_C2015_104:
AGCCTTTCTGCCACTATTAACCACACCTGTAAACCTCGCCTGAATCCCAGTTTCTGCCAATTTATTGCCCTAGTGCGTACAGACCTTACTAGATTTTGTACTTCCTCTAAAACCAAAGGAATGAACCTAAGTGCTAAAATAAGTGTCAAAATTATCTCATTTATGGGCAATTTAAATCTATTTAATGGAGATAATAAATCCTCAATCCCTGCGGCAATTTTCTCAGGGGCAGTGGTGAGCAGGTATAAATTACTGCTGTAAAGTAGGGTGAAAATAAGAGTAGTAATCCTAATGGCCAAATCCAAAGAGCGTCGAGTTATGGTAAATTGCCCCAATTGATATAATACGTACTTGTAATTACTGGCAGTTGGAGGTGACAAGAAACTGTCAGGAAGACGGGGTTGATAGGAGAGATTAAACCCATCCCCGGCAAAAACAGTAACCAGAAACACTATTGACAAGAAAAAAACAAGCCAACTGATTTGAGTCTTCTGCAACCGCCAGGGAATACCAGCCCAAAGTGTTACCAAAACCAGAAAAAGAACTAAAAAAATACGCCAGGGAGGATTGGCTAAAAGAGGACTTAAAATTAAACTCATCAACCACCCTAGTTTAACACGAGGGTCTAGTCGATGCAACCAAGAAACCGGCTTTTCCACATAAATGCCGATGGGCAGTGAACGAAGTAAATCCATGACGGGGGAAATGGGAAAAGTTATTGTTATTCTCAAAATCTCTAGATATGATCAAGGGTAAATGGGAAAATAGGCAATTGTCAGCAAAATTTATGGATATTCAACTGATTAATATCGGTTTTGGCAACATTGTGGCGGCTAACCGAATCATTGCCATAGTTAGTCCGGAATCTGCCCCCATCAAAAGAATTGTAAGTGATGCCAAGGAGAAAGGACAACTCATTGATGCCACCTATGGGCGTCGTACTCGGGCTGTGATTATAACCGATTCCAACCATGTGGTGTTATCGGCCATCCAACCCGAAACGGTAGCCCATCGTTTCGTCTCCCAAGGTGAAAAGTTGTAGTCTTTAATTATTTAAACTATGGCACAATCATAGAACCAATCCCTTCGTCAGTAAAGATTTCCAACAGAAGGGCATGGGGGATGCGTCCGTCTATGATATGAGCTGCCCTTACCCCTTGGGCAAGGGA
This window harbors:
- a CDS encoding energy-coupling factor transporter transmembrane protein EcfT, with the translated sequence MDLLRSLPIGIYVEKPVSWLHRLDPRVKLGWLMSLILSPLLANPPWRIFLVLFLVLVTLWAGIPWRLQKTQISWLVFFLSIVFLVTVFAGDGFNLSYQPRLPDSFLSPPTASNYKYVLYQLGQFTITRRSLDLAIRITTLIFTLLYSSNLYLLTTAPEKIAAGIEDLLSPLNRFKLPINEIILTLILALRFIPLVLEEVQNLVRSVRTRAINWQKLGFRRGLQVWLIVAERLVQNILLRAEQIAIAMEVRGFTNPGEHRVKWHELKLKTNDLIALFLLGAFWLVRGIAGG
- a CDS encoding DUF370 domain-containing protein, with product MDIQLINIGFGNIVAANRIIAIVSPESAPIKRIVSDAKEKGQLIDATYGRRTRAVIITDSNHVVLSAIQPETVAHRFVSQGEKL